A single region of the Paraburkholderia sprentiae WSM5005 genome encodes:
- a CDS encoding ABC-three component system middle component 2 yields MKQTAKVFNSPFELGVRMVFLLLALHPRKADLQTLVYLDYAAIYSADLGGPSSLHTPVPLRNGEYLSRRDVIEQGLYLMSTRGHVSIEVDAGGIWYSAGESATALVGLIAGEYGAVLAERCRWVADTFGSCSASEIEVMFVERGLRWGAHFVHGGSDILEG; encoded by the coding sequence ATGAAGCAGACGGCGAAAGTGTTTAACAGTCCATTCGAGCTTGGCGTCCGGATGGTGTTCTTGCTGCTCGCATTGCATCCTCGCAAGGCGGACCTGCAGACACTTGTCTATTTGGACTATGCGGCAATTTACTCAGCTGACCTTGGCGGCCCAAGCAGCCTTCATACGCCAGTGCCGCTCCGGAATGGCGAGTACCTTTCCAGGCGAGATGTCATCGAGCAAGGGCTTTACCTGATGTCCACCAGGGGCCACGTGTCGATTGAAGTTGACGCTGGCGGAATCTGGTATTCGGCGGGGGAGAGTGCGACAGCACTTGTCGGACTGATTGCCGGGGAATACGGAGCGGTATTGGCAGAGCGATGTCGCTGGGTGGCGGACACTTTCGGGAGCTGCTCGGCAAGCGAGATAGAGGTTATGTTTGTCGAGCGCGGATTGCGATGGGGAGCCCATTTCGTCCATGGCGGCTCCGACATCTTGGAGGGTTGA